A single Engraulis encrasicolus isolate BLACKSEA-1 unplaced genomic scaffold, IST_EnEncr_1.0 scaffold_617_np1212, whole genome shotgun sequence DNA region contains:
- the LOC134444596 gene encoding centrosomal protein of 120 kDa-like, whose product MSRLKKQQQELEQMRLRYLAAEEKEAVKTDKNELEDIRNELNKLKQQEAKQPWRGGEAPASVLLVGAGGESVDDHLSRLLEERDTLLRTGVYTHEDRIISELSRQIQDAMSQRPPSHTSAAH is encoded by the exons ATGTCTCGTctgaagaagcagcagcaggagctggaACAGATGCGTCTGCGCTACCTGGcagcggaggagaaggaggccgTCAAGACGGACAAGAACGAGCTGGAGGACATCAGGAATGAACTCAACAA ACTGAAACAGCAGGAGGCCAAGCAGCCATGGCGAGGTGGCGAGGCCCCCGCGAGCGTGTTGTTGGTGGGAGCAG GTGGCGAGAGCGTTGACGACCACCTGAGCCGGCTGCTGGAGGAGCGCGACACGCTGCTGCGCACGGGCGTCTACACACACGAGGACCGCATCATCAGCGAACTCAGCCGGCAGATCCAGGACGCCATGAGCCAGAGACCGCCGTCTCACACGTCCGCCGCACACTGA